One Falco naumanni isolate bFalNau1 chromosome 12, bFalNau1.pat, whole genome shotgun sequence genomic region harbors:
- the GPR75 gene encoding probable G-protein coupled receptor 75: MNGSGRLPAGGEAGPPGSALLPLGGNGSAGGPAELREGTHAATLAACASLLALVFCLGSYGNLIVLLSFFDPALRKFRTNFDFMILNLSFCDLFICGVAAPMFAFVLFFDPARGVPGTFCFTFHLTSSGFIIMSLKTVAVIALHRLRMVLGKQPHHAASFPCTLLLTLLLWATSFTLATLATLRTRGSRLCLPMSSFTSGEGKVILYLYVTDFICCVAVVSVSYVMIARTLRRNAQARKCPPAVATEAPRPQSFAGPPATRAPALYRNQSYGKARRAQAHGYAKRLGQPLAATTSRLQLVSAINLSTAKDSRAVVTCVIIVLSVLVCCLPLGISLVQDMLSSSGGFVLYQFELCGFTLIFFKSGLNPFIYSRNSAGLRRRVLWCLQYVALVFFCCKQKTRLRAMGTGSLEVNRNKSSHHETNSAYMLSPKPQKKFVDQGCGPSHSKESVLSPKASVGHQHYAQSSSTPMNTRIEPYYSIYNSSPSQEASTPNSLQPVNSTLGFAKSYVAMHYHTSNNLGRDCDSAATKQIPVPSV; the protein is encoded by the coding sequence atgAACGGGAGCgggcggctgccggcggggggCGAGGCGGGGCCCCCCGGCTCGGCGCTGCTGCCGCTGGGCGGGAACGGCAgcgcgggcggccccgccgaGCTGCGGGAGGGCACCCACGCCGCCACCCTGGCGGCCTGCGCCTCCCTGCTGGCCCTCGTCTTCTGCCTCGGCTCCTACGGCAACCTCATCGTCCTGCTGTCCTTCTTCGACCCGGCCCTCCGCAAATTCAGGACCAACTTCGACTTCATGATCCTCAACCTCTCTTTCTGCGACCTCTTCATCTGCGGGGTGGCCGCCCCCATGTTCGCCTTCGTCCTCTTCTTCGACCCGGCCCGAGGCGTCCCGGGCACCTTCTGCTTCACCTTCCATCTCACCAGCTCCGGCTTCATCATCATGTCGCTCAAGACGGTGGCGGTCATCGCCCTGCACCGGCTGCGCatggtgctggggaagcagcCGCACCAcgctgcctccttcccctgcaccctcctcctcaccctgctgctgtgggccACCAGCTTCACCCTGGCCACCCTGGCCACCCTCAGGACCCGCGGCTCCCGCCTCTGCCTGCCCATGTCCAGCTTCACCAGCGGTGAGGGGAAGGTGATCCTCTATCTCTACGTCACCGACTTCATCTGCTGTGTGGCTGTTGTTTCTGTCTCCTATGTCATGATAGCCCGCACCCTGCGGCGCAATGCCCAGGCAAGGAAGTGCCCGCCCGCAGTGGCCACCGAAGCCCCCCGCCCACAGTCCTTTGCAGGGCCACCGGCCACCAGGGCACCTGCCCTGTACAGGAACCAGAGCTACGGTAAGGCACGGCGCGCCCAGGCGCACGGCTATGCCAAGCGTCTCGGCCAGCCGCTGGCGGCCACCACCAGCCGGCTCCAGCTGGTGTCGGCCATCAACCTGTCCACGGCTAAAGACTCCAGGGCAGTGGTGACGTGTGTCATCATCGTGCTTTCTGTCTTGgtgtgctgcctgcccctgggcaTCTCCTTGGTGCAGGACATGCTCTCCAGCAGCGGCGGCTTTGTTCTCTACCAGTTTGAGCTGTGCGGATTTAccctcatttttttcaaatccgGATTAAACCCTTTTATATATTCCCGCAACAGCGCAGGACTTCGGAGACGAGTCCTCTGGTGCCTGCAGTACGTGGCCCTggtctttttctgctgcaagcAGAAGACGAGGCTTCGGGCCATGGGGACAGGCAGCCTGGAGGTCAACAGGAACAAGTCGTCCCACCACGAGACTAATTCTGCATACATGTTGTCTCCAAAACCTCAGAAGAAGTTTGTGGACCAGGGCTGTGGCCCCAGTCACTCTAAGGAGAGTGTGCTGAGCCCCAAGGCTTCTGTCGGGCATCAGCACTACGCACAGAGCAGCTCGACCCCCATGAACACGCGGATCGAGCCCTACTACAGTATCTATAACAGCAGCCCTTCCCAGGAAGCGAGCACACCAAATAGCTTACAGCCGGTGAACTCGACTTTGGGCTTTGCCAAGTCCTACGTTGCCATGCATTATCACACCAGCAACAACTTGGGGCGGGACTGTGACAGTGCTGCCACCAAGCAGATACCCGTGCCCTCCGTGTAA
- the LOC121096128 gene encoding toll-like receptor 2: MRIVIGSLHFYFTSFLLSGANGFLTLRTPTAHAFPVYNYSYLNLSSVSEAQAPKAAKALNFSHNVIEKITKRDLEGFDMLEVLDLSYNQIKDIEPGAFEGLLSLVSVDLSFNDQRLVSRLPPHLKLLPTSKASGSLQLYTNSDKPSEAALQPPASAGGPPAPGGPPVLPNGNLRLRRSAGNLLQRAEKNVTVSPTATVRPGFCREPINGTLDLSHSKLSEEELMLILDPDLCRAQLDRILELDISHSELQMDLLSLFMLFLPMKNVRSIDVSYNKLTINILDVEAICSFPFSKLLFLNFSNNPINSLDTLCLPPTIKIIDLSFTNISQIPQNFAKKMPHLENMYVQGNHFIYTVHPAITNAVPQPCPGTVHINAISFVRNQAGTPIESLPKKAKHLKMSNCSIVELPEWFASTMEELLFLDLSSNRISVLPDLPTSLQHLDVSNSDIKIIPPSFKSVSNLTILNIQNNKITDMHPEYFPPTLTKCDISKNKLNTLSLSDALEKLTYLNVSGNLITRLEPASHLSALTNLDSSHNLISELPDHFGKSLSTLKYFNLSGNKISFLQRGSLPASLIELDISDNAITTIVEGTFGQLTSLSVLTVQGKHFFCNCDLYWFVNVYLHKPHLQINGRGHLRCSFPPDRRGSSVESSNLTLLRCSLGIQMAVTACVATLVVLVVTGLCWRFDGLWYLRMGWYWCMAKRKQYEKRPENKPFDAFISYSEHDANWTKENLLGKLEADGFKICYHERDFKPGHPVLGNIFYCIENSHKVLFVLSPSFVNSCWCQYELYFAEHRVLNENQDSLIMIVLDDLPPNSVPQKFSKLRKLLKRKTYLKWSPEEHKQKMFWHQLTAVLKTTNDQLVRAENGSAQDIYEME; the protein is encoded by the coding sequence atgAGGATTGTTATTGGAAGCCTTCATTTCTACTTCACCTCTTTCTTACTGAGTGGAGCAAACGGATTCCTAACCCTGAGAACACCTACAGCCCATGCCTTCCCGGTTTATAACTACTCCTACTTAAACCTCTCTTCTGTATCGGAAGCACAAGCTCCAAAAGCGGCAAAAGCTCTCAATTTCTCACATaatgtaattgaaaaaataacCAAGAGAGACTTGGAAGGTTTTGACATGCTGGAAGTTTTAGACCTTTCCTACAATCAGATTAAGGACATTGAACCTGGTGCGTTTGAGGGCCTGCTCAGCCTTGTTTCTGTGGATTTATCATTTAACGATCAGAGACTTGTATCGCGTCTTCCACCCCACCTGAAGCTCCTACCCACCAGCAAAGCCTCAGGGTCTTTGCAGCTTTACACAAACTCTGACAAACCCtcagaggctgctctgcagcctcctgcATCTGCCGGGGGGCCGCCGGCGCCGGGAGGCCCACCTGTCCTGCCAAACGGTAACCTGAGGCTCAGGCGAAGCGCAGGGAACCTTCTccaaagagcagagaaaaatgttacaGTCTCTCCAACGGCCACGGTAAGGCCTGGTTTCTGCAGAGAGCCAATAAATGGGACACTGGATCTGTCACACAGCAAGCTCTCTGAGGAAGAGCTGATGCTAATACTGGATCCAGATCTCTGCCGAGCTCAGCTGGACCGTATTTTGGAGCTTGACATTAGTCACAGTGAGCTGCAAATGGACCTTCTGtcactgttcatgctgtttctgcCCATGAAAAACGTGCGGTCCATTGATGTGAGTTACAACAAATTAACAATTAACATTCTAGACGTTGAGGCGATCTGCAGCTTCCCATTCAgcaagcttttgtttttaaattttagcaACAATCCCATAAACAGCCTGGATACGCTGTGCCTCCCTCCAACCATCAAGATAATCGATTTGTCCTTCACCAACATAAGTCAAATACCCCAGAATTTTGCTAAAAAAATGCCTCACTTAGAAAACATGTATGTTCAAGGAAATCACTTCATATATACTGTGCATCCAGCGATCACCAATGCAGTtccacagccctgccccggaACCGTACATATTAATGCCATTTCCTTTGTCAGAAACCAGGCTGGCACACCCATTGAAAGCCTCCCGAAGAAAGCGAAACACCTGAAAATGTCCAACTGCTCCATTGTAGAACTGCCAGAGTGGTTTGCCAGCACAATGGAAGAATTACTATTTTTGGATCTCAGCAGCAACAGGATTTCTGTGCTTCCTGACTTacccacctccctgcagcacctcGACGTAAGCAACAGCGATATTAAAATAATACCCCCTAGTTTTAAATCCGTCTCCAACTTAACAATACTtaacattcaaaataataaaattacgGATATGCATCCAGAGTATTTCCCACCGACTTTAACAAAATGTGATATTAGTAAAAATAAGTTGAACACATTATCATTAAGTGACGCCCTGGAGAAACTCACGTATCTTAATGTTTCTGGAAACCTCATCACCAGGCTGGAACCTGCCAGCCACCTTTCTGCGCTCACTAACCTGGACAGTAGTCACAACCTCATCTCAGAACTGCCTGATCACTTTGGGAAATCTCTTTCAAcgctgaaatattttaatttatcagGGAATAAGATCTCCTTTCTACAGCGTGGCTCTCTCCCAGCTTCTCTGATCGAGTTAGACATCAGTGACAATGCCATTACTACCATAGTGGAGGGCACTTTTGGCCAGTTAACGAGCCTGAGTGTGCTGACTGTTCAAggtaagcattttttttgtaactgtgaCTTGTACTGGTTCGTGAACGTCTACCTCCACAAGCCCCATTTGCAGATAAATGGCAGAGGGCATCTCAGGTGCAGCTTTCCACCAGACAGGAGGGGCTCGTCAGTGGAGAGCAGTAACCTCACGCTTCTGCGCTGCTCCCTGGGCATCCAGATGGCCGTTACCGCCTGCGTTGCCACCCTGGTCGTTTTGGTGGTAACAGGCTTATGCTGGCGGTTCGATGGGCTTTGGTACCTGAGAATGGGCTGGTACTGGTGTATGGCGAAAAGGAAGCAGTACGAGAAGAGGCCAGAAAACAAGCCCTTTGACGCCTTCATTTCATACAGTGAACACGATGCAAACTGGACCAAAGAGAATCTGCTGGGTAAACTGGAAGCTGACGGATTCAAGATATGTTACCACGAGAGGGATTTCAAGCCGGGGCATCCTGTACTCGGTAACATTTTTTACTGCATAGAGAACAGCCATAAAGTCCTTTTTGTTCTCTCTCCCAGTTTTGTAAACAGCTGCTGGTGTCAGTATGAGCTGTATTTTGCTGAACACCGGGTCCTGAATGAAAATCAGGACTCCCTCATCATGATCGTGCTGGACGACCTCCCGCCCAACAGCGTGCCGCAGAAGTTCAGCAAACTCAGGAAACTGCTGAAGAGGAAAACCTACCTGAAGtggagccctgaggaacacaaacagaaaatgttctggCATCAGCTAACAGCTGTCTTAAAAACAACCAACGACCAACTCGTGAGAGCAGAAAACGGATCCGCTCAGGATATATATGAGATGGAATGA